The window TCCGGGCGCGGCCGGGACGCACCGGGCGGTCGCCGCCGAGCCCGGGGATCAGTGTCTGCCCGCGGCGGGACAGCAGCGTCTGCGTCAGGCCGATCGCGAGCATCACGGACACCACCAGGAAACCGACCCACCAGATCGGCGGCAGCAGCACGCCCACCGCGCCGCCGAACACCCAGCCGAGCTGCAACACCGTCTCCGACCGGCCGAACGCCGACGCCCGGGACTCCTCGGGCAGGTCGTCCTGGATGACCGCGTCGAGGCTGTTCTTCGCCAGCGCGCTCGCGACCGCTCCGACCAGGCCGACTATCGCGGCGGCGGCGATTCCGGCGGTGAAGGCGGCGATGATCGTCGAGGCCAGCGCCCCCGCCACACAGCCGAGCACGACCTGCTCGGGCCGTCCGACATGGATGCGCGCGCCGATCGCGTTGCCCGCGAAGCTGCCCAGGCCCGCCGCGCCGGCGATGATGCCGAGCAGGAACAGCTGTTGGACGGCGTCGGTCTCGTTCTCCGCGCGGACCGCGAACGCGGCGAACATCATCAGGAACCCGGTGAGCACGCGGATCGTCCCGTTGCCCCAGAGCGACACCACGACATGGCGGCCCATGGGCTGGCGTTTGGGTTTGTCCGGGTGGGCGCTGATCGACGCGGGCACCTCGCCCTCGGTGACCTCGACCCACGCCGGGATGCGCAACGCCTGGAAGGCGCCCGCCAGGCAGATCGCCGTGGCGAACCACAGCGCGCCGGGGGAGCCGAAGATGTTGGCGAACAGGGCCGCGATCCCGCCGAACACCGCGCCCGCCGCGAGGCCGAACACGGTCAGCCGGGCGTTGGTCTTGGCGAGGGTGATCTCCGGTGGCAGCACTCTCGGGGTGACCGCCGCCTTGAGCACGGTGAACGATTTCGACAGGACCATCTTGCCCAGCGCCGCCGGGTAGAGCAGCCAGCTGTCGAAGTTGAACGCCATGATCACGCACATCAGCGCCTGACCCGCCGCGGCGGCGCACATGGCGAGCCTGCGGCCGCGCTGCAGCCGGTCGAGCATCGGGCCGATGACCGGCGCCAGCAGCGCGAACGGGGCCACGGTGATCAGCAGATAGAGGGCGACCTTGCCTTTGCTCTCACCGCTCGCGGCGGAGAAGAACAACGTGTTCGCCAAGGCCACGGCCAGCGCCGCGTCGCCCGCGTAGTTGAACATCGTCGCGTAGGTCAGCGCGGACAGGCCGGACTTGTCGGCGCCGTCGGCGTGGGCCGCGCGCTTGAACGCCGCGATGGCCTGGCCGGTGAGCTGCTTGCTGCGCAGCGCGGCGACCCGGGTGACGGTCAGCTTCTTCGGGTACTGCGGCGGTGGCGGCCGGTCGTCCGGGGGCGGGGTATCGCGTGGCGGTGGGTAGCCGCCGACGTCGCCGTAGGTCTCGTACTCGGGGTGTTCGAACCTGCGGGTCGGCGGGCGGCGGGCCGGGATGGCGTCGGTCGGCGGTTCCTCGCGGCGCCACGGCGGCACCGGCGGGGGCGTGCCGTGAGGGTCGTAGCCCCACCGCTTGTGGCCTTTCCGAGCCGCGTCTCGCGCGTCGCCCGGGCGGCCGCGGCCGGGTGGCGGGTGATCGGCGGAACCGGAGCGCATCACGTATCCATCCTGCCGTACTGGAGTGCTTCCGGGTGGTTAGACGTGCGAGGTCGTCAATGGATGCGCGACGAAAGTCTCAGCCGTCGAAGCGGATGCGGAACATCTTGGGCCAGAGCTTCCCGGTCACCAGGAACTCGTCGGTCCCGGGGACGTTCGCGATGCCGTTGAGGACGTCGGCGCCCGCCCGCTGCTCGCGCGGGAACAGGGCCGAGAGGTCGGCGACACCGGTGAGCCTGCCCGACGCCGGGTCGATGCGGACGATCTGGTCGGTCTGCCACACGTTCGCGTAGACCGCGCCGTCGACACACTCCAGTTCGTTGAGTCGCGTCACCGGCCCGTCCTCGCCCGCGACCCTGACCTCGCCACGCGGCTCGAAGGTGTCCGGGTCGCGGAAGGTGAGCTTGTCGGTGCCGTCGCTCATGACCAGCCTGCGGCCGCCGTCGTCGAAACAGAGCCCCCAACCCTCACCCTGGTACTCGACCCGGCGGCGTTCGGCGAAGTTCCCCCGGTCGCGCTCGATGGCCACGCCGTCCTGCCACGTGATCTGCCAGATGCGGTCGCCGACGACGGTGATGCCCTCGCCGAAGAACTCCGCGGGGAGCGCGCTGCGCTGCTTCACGGCCCCGGTGGTCGGGTCGGTCGCGCGGATCTCGGACTGGCCGACCAGGCCGGTGCCCTCGTAGAGGACACCGTCGACGAGTTCGAGGCCCTGGGTGAACGCGGCGGCGTCGTGGGGGCGGTCTTCCAGCACCTTGGGGGTCAGTTTCACGGCGCTCGCGGCCGGTGCCGGGGCGGGTTCGGTGGGCGCCGAACAGCCCGCGGCGAGGCAGGCCAGGGCCAGGGAGGCGGCGAGGCGACGGGCGATCACGGTTCTAGCGTGGCATGGCTGTCGAAGCCCTGATGGCCGTGGGGCACAATCGTGCGTGATGAGCCCGATGCCAGCACAAGAAGCCGTGACCGACCCCGCGCTGCTAGCGGCGGTCGACTTCGCGCGCGCCGCCGCCCAGGAACAGGCAGGCGCGGAGGTCGGAATTCACGTCGCGGCCGAGCCTGAGGACTCCAACGCCGTCACCCACCTCTTCGAAGCCGACAAACCCGGCTACCGGGGCTGGCGCTGGGCGGTCACCGTCTCGAGCGCGGGTCCGGACACGAAGGTGACGGTCAGCGAGGTCGTGCTGCTGCCCGGCCCCGACGCCCTCACGGCACCGCCCTGGGTGCCGTGGCAGGAGCGCGTGCAGGCGGGCGACCTCGGCGTCGGAGACCTGCTCCCGACCGCCCCCGACGACCCGCGGCTGGCGCCGTCGTACCTCGGCTCGGACGACCCGTACGTCGAGGAGACAGCCCTCGAGATCGGCCTCGGCCGCCCCCGGGTCATGTCCCGCCTGGGCCGCATCGAGGCCGCGGAACGCTGGCAGGCAAGCGACTTCGGCCCCGAAGCGGACATGGCCCGAAGCGCCCCCGCCCACTGCGGCACCTGCGCCTTCTACCTGCAGATCACCGGCGCCCTCGGCGCGGCCTTCGGCGTCTGCGGAAACGAGATCGCCCCCGCCGACGGCCGAGTCGTGCACGCCGAGTACGGCTGCGGCGCCCACTCGGAGGCGGAGGTCGAGCAGATCTCCCCAGTCCTCGTCGCCGACCTCATCTACGACGACGCCACCCTGGACTACGAGCCCGCGGAGCGCGCGACCAAACCGGCCGCGGAAATCACGCCCGCCGACGCTGCAGAAGGGGATGAGTCCGAGCCCACGGCAGCCAGCACCACCGGCTCCGACCAGCAGTTTCGCAACACCGACGACCAGGAATTCGCCGCCGCCGAGCCCGTCGTGGCCGAGGCTGCGGATGACGCTGAAGACCTGCCGGAAAGTGGTCTCACGCCTGCCGGAGACGGCTCGGGTGCTGATGAAGCTGATACGGACTCGATGGGCGGCCCGCCGGAATCGGTAACCGCCGTCCCAGTCGATGACGACCTGGCCGCGGATGTGGCGGCGGCTGACCAGTCGGACTCGGTGTCGGAGGAGACGGTGGTCGGCGATGTGGTCGAGCCCGTCACCGGTGAGGACGACGACGAGCCCGTGACCGGCATGGCCGTGGACGAGCCTGTGGTCGAAGAGCCGACCAGTGAGGCTCAGGCCCCGGCCGAGCTGGCTGAGATTGTGGTGCCCGACGTGGACGAGCCTGCGGCGGACGAGCTTTTGAACGCTGAGCAGGCCGCCGTCGACGAGCCCGCCGCCGCGGAGCCCGCGGGCGACGCTCCGGCTGAGGCCGTGGTGCCTGATGTGGATGGGTCTGGCGACGAGTCCGACCCGGTCGGGTGAGCGGGCTCGATCCGTTCGACACGGCCGCTCTCCGCGCGGCGGTGTTGTCGGCTTGGACCGCTTCCCCCACCCGGTTCCGCGAGGACGCCAACGCTGAGGAAGACCTCTACCTCGGCGGCTACCGCGACCGGCTCCTCGTCGAACTCGCGCAGAACGCCGCGGATGCCGCTGAGGGCAGCGGGGTCCTGCGGGTGTCCCTTGTGGACAACGAACTTCGGGCCGCGAACACCGGGCGGCCCTTGGACGCCGCCGGTGTGGCGGCCCTGGCCTCACTGCGGGCTTCGGCCAAGGCAGGCGGGGTCGGTCAGTTCGGTGTCGGCTTCGCCGCCGTCCTCGCGGTCACCGACGCGCCGCGGGTGGTTTCGGTTGGCGGGGGTGTCGCGTTCTCCGCGGACGACACCCGCGGTGCGGTGGCCGAGATTCCGGCCCTGGCCGCGCGGGTCGCCGAGCGGGCCGGGCGGGTACCCGTGCTCCGGCTCGTCTGGGCCGTGGACGAGACGCCGCCGTCCGGGTTCGCCACCGAGGTGCGGCTCCCGCTGCGCGCCGACGTCGACGGGGCCGCGCTGCTCGCCGGGTTCGCCGAGCAAGCCGTGGACCTGCTGCTGGCCCTCCCCGGCCTGCACCGCATCGAGATCGACGACGCCGTCTGGGAACGCGCCGAAGAACCGATCCAGCCCGCCGCCACAGCTGAGCAGTCGACCCCGGCACCCGCGCTCGACGAGTTCGGCTCCGCCGCGCAACGCCTTCCCGCGCCCACCACCGACGGCATCAGGCAGCCTGGCGAAGGCGCGCGGGTCGAGATCCGTGGCCCCGAAGGCGTTTCCGCCTGGCTGGTGTACCGGGTCGAAGGCACCCTCGGTCAAGACATTGCCGACACCCTCGGCGTCGAAGCCCGTCCACATTGGACCGCTTGCTGGGCCGTTCCCGTTGACAGCGACGGCATTCCGCGCCCGCAGGCCGCTGACGTCCTGCACGCGCCCACGCCGACCGATGACCGGCTCTCCCTCCCGGCCCGCCTCGTGGCGACGCTGCCGATCGAGCCCACGCGCAGGCGGGTGCGACCCGGGCCCGCCGCCGACGCGGTGCTGGCCGAGGCCGCGAAGGCGTACCCCGATCTCGTGCGGCTCGTCGACGACGAGTGGCGCACAACACTGGTGCCACAAGCCGGTTTCCCACTGTCCGAAGTGGACGACCGGCTCCGTGAGCTGCTCCTGGCCGAGCTGCGGCAAGCGGAATGGTTACCCGCCAAGGGCAAGTACCGCGCGCCCGCCCGGTCGAACGTGCTCGACGTCGAAGCCGAAGGGCTCGCCGAACTCCTGTCCGACGTCCTCCCTGATCTTCTCGACGGCGCGCTGTCCGCCCAGAAACACGCCGCTTCCCTTGCCGCGCTTGACGTTCCGCGTATCCGGCTGGCCGAGCTGGTCGAGCTGATCACCGGCATCACCCGCCCGCCGACCTGGTGGCGCGACCTGTACACCGCCCTCGCTCCCATCGTCGACACCGACCCCGGGGCGCGCGCCGAACTCGGTGGCCTCCCCGTTCCGCTGGCCGACGGCCGCACGCTCCCCGGCCCCCGCGGCACGGTTCTGCTCGACGGCGCCGCCGACCTGCTGGACCTGTTGGCGCACACCGAAGTCGGCGCGCTCCGAGTCGTCCACGCCGACGCCGCGCACCCGGTCCTGGAAAAGCTCGGCGCCCACGTCGGCGTGCCGATCGACGTCCTCGACGGGCTCCAGGAGACCGTCGAAAGCAGCCTCGACGACGCCGAGTCCGGTGTGGACACTTCCGGTCTGGTCTCGGTCGTGCTCCGCTTGGTCCGTGACTCCGGTGTCCGCGCGGGCGACAAGCCCTGGCTCGGTGCGTTGGCGCTGCCCGATTCCGTGGGTGACTGGCGCCGGGCCGACGAACTCGCGCTGCCCGGCTCGCCCCTGCTCGACGTGCTCGACGAGGACTCGCCGGTCGGTGTCCTCAGCGCCGATCTCGCCGCGCAGTGGCCCGAATCCGTCCTGATCGCGCTCGGCGTGCTCGACGCCTTCGCGCTGGTCGTCGACGAGAACCCCACCGGACCCGACCACGACCTGGCCGACGAAGCCGACTGGTGGGACGCCAGCCCAGACCCGCCCAGCCGGGTCATCGCCGTGCGCGACCTCGACCTCGTCACCGAGGACGCCTGGCCGCGCGCGCTGGCCCTGCTGGCGAGCGAACCCGACACCTGGCGGGCGCTGCACGAAGCCGGTGGCTACACCGGCTGGTGGATCTCCCGGCACGCCGTCATCGGCGGCGCCTCCCCCGGCGAGTGGCGGATGCCGGAAGCCCGGGAGCTGGCGGGACTCTACGACGAGGTGCCCGACATCGGTGTCGACCCGCGGGTCCTCGCCGCGATCGGCGTCCGCACCGAGCTGACGATCGACAGCCCCGAAGACGCCGAGGAACTGCTGGGAAGGCTCGGCGACCTTGACCGCGCGGTCAACCCCGGCACCGTCCTGCGCGCCCACGCCGCGCTCGCCGAGGCGGTCGTCGACGAGGTCCTCGAACCGGCCGACGTCCGCCCGCCCGCGGGTGTCCGCACGCTCGCCGGGACCGTGAAAGACGAGTGTTCCGTCCTCGACGCCCCCTGGCTGCTCGCGGTCGTCGGCGAGGACTCGGTCATCTCAGCCGGCCCCGACTTCGCCCTCGCCGAGGCCCTGGCGGACCTGCTCGACCTGCCGCTCGCGTCCGAAGAGGTCGGCGGAGAACCCGCGCCCGCGGGGGAGTTCGTGCCCTGGGCCGACCTGGGCGCCGTCGCGGCGGCGTGCGACCTGCTCGGGGTCGACGTGCCTGAAGGCGGCGCGATGGTCCACGACAAACTGGTCATCCAGTGCGCCGACGGCGACCACCCGGCGCCATGGTGGGTCCACGACGGCATCGCGCACTGCGAGGACACCCCGCAGGCACTGGCCCGCGCGCTGGCCTGGACGACGGACCGCTGGCTCGACCGGCACACCCTCGCCGAACTCATCGAGGACCCGGCCAACCACCTGATTTAGGTCCTGTCCTGCAAGTCCGGCACGCGGTATTCGCGCCCGGGCGGCCCCTGGCCGCACCGGCGCGAAGCCCAAGTACAACCCGGTACGAGCGGCTTCACGCCGGCGCGCCCAGGAACCACCCGGATCACGAATCCCGCGCACCGGACTTACAGGACAGGACCTAATCGACCTTCTGCGCGCCCTTGGAACCGCGAAGAGAAGCTCGACGCTGCCAAAACATGATCAGGGCACCTACGATGCCCAAAGCGGTGCCCGACACGGCCGTCCACAGCCACACCCGTGGAACCGTGTCGGCGATCAGCAGGGCGACCGCGGCGAGGAACCAGAGACCGGTGCCGACGTACACGATGGGACCCAGCGCCAGCAGCCGCCCCGGAAGCGGCGGCGGCGGACGCAGAGTCTGAGTGTGTTCCTCGGCCACATCCCGGAGGTTACGGCATGGCCGAACGTGAGCAGCACCGCGAAGCACCGGAGCAGGAACAGTCCAGCAAGTCCGCCCTGGACCGCTTCTTCAAAATCAGCGAACGCGGCTCGACCCCGGCCCGTGAGGTCCGCGGCGGGCTCGTCACGTTCGTCACGATGGCCTACATCATCGTCCTCAACCCGCTGATCATCGGCAGCTTCGCCGCGGACGACGCCGCCGCGCACCGGGACCTCTTCGGCGCGATCCTGCCGGTGAACCAGGTCGCCGCCGCCACGGCGCTGGTCGCGGGCGTGCTGACCATCCTCTTCGGACTCGTCGCGAACTACCCGTTCGCGCTGGCCACCGGCCTGGGCATCAACACCCTGGTCGCGGTCACCATCGCCCCGCAGATGACCTGGCCGGAAGCCATGGGCCTGGTCGTCATCAACGGCCTGGTCGTGCTGCTCCTGGTCGTCACCGGCGTGCGGACCGTCGTGTTCAACGCCGTGCCTCCCTCCCTCAAGTCGGCGATCGCGGTCGGCATCGGCCTGTTCATCGCCCTGATCGGACTGGTCGACGCCGGGTTCGTGCGCAGGCTGCCCGACTCGGCGAACACACCGGTCCCGGTCGGGCTCGGCATCAACGGCTCCATCGCGTCCTGGCCGACGCTGGTGTTCGTGGTCGGGCTGATCGTGATGGGCATCCTGGTCGCCAGGCGGGTCAAGGGCGCCATCCTGCTCGGCGTCCTCGCCGGGACGGTCCTCTCGATCGCCATCGAGGCGATCGTCAAGGCGGGCCCGTCGATGGGCACGAACCCGAAGGGCTGGAACCTCGGCTACCCGGCCCTGCCCGACACCGTCGTCGGCCTGCCCGACCTGTCGCTGCTCGGCGACATCTCGTTCGGCGCGTGGTGGCGGGTGCCCGCGATCACCGCCGCGCTGCTCGTGTTCACGTTGGTGCTGACCGACTTCTTCGACACCATCGGCACGATGACCGGTCTGGCCAAGGAAGCCGGTCTGATCAAAAAGGACGGTGAGCTGCCTGACGTCAGCAAGGCGCTGTTCGTCGACGGCCTCGGCGCCGTCGCGGGCGGTGCCGCGTCGACAAGTTCGAACACCGTCTACATCGAATCCGCCGCGGGCATCGCGGAAGGCGCGCGTACGGGCCTGGCCAACGTGGTCACCGGTCTGTTGTTCCTGCTGGCGATGTTCTTCACCCCGCTCTACCAAGTGGTGCCGATCGAGGCGGCGGCGCCCGCGCTGGTGGTGGTCGGGGCGATGATGATGGGCCAGATCCGGGAGATCGACTTCAGCGACTTCAGCATCGCGCTGCCCGCGTTCCTGACGATCGTGGTCATGCCGTTCACGTACTCGATCGCCAACGGCATCGGCGCGGGCTTCGTCAGCTACGTGCTGCTGCGCCTGGTCACCGGCCGCGCCCGCGGGGTGCATCCGCTGCTGTGGGTGGTGGCGGCGGCCTTCATCGTGTACTTCGCCATCGGCCCGATCCAGGCGGCGCTCGCCTAGCGCAGGCGGCGGGCGATGGCCGGGATCACGATCGCGGCGGCGACGAGGTGGGTCGACATCATCAGCAGCGTCGTGTCGGTGGCCGCGTCCGCGAGCACGTCGGGCACGAGTGACAGCGCGGTGAGCGCGATGGTGGTGCGGACGAACGCGGTGCGCGGGCGGTGAGCCTTGCGGGCCAGCACGAGCGCGAGGACCACGCCCATGGCCGAGAAGATGGCGGTCAGCACACCGAACCCCGTCACCGGGATCGGTGCTCCGCCGACGCTGAGGCTGATTCCGGCGCCCTCGCCCGCGGCGGCGAGGGCCGTGGTCGCGACCGCGGCGACGGCCGTGGCGGTCAGGCCGCTGATCACCAGTGGCTTCGCGGGAGCGGTGGTGATGGTGGTGACGGGTGCGGTGGTGGTGATGGACATCGTGGCCTCCGGTGAGTGTGGCGACCGGCCCGTTGCCGGTCTCTCACCTGGACGACGACCGGGCTCGACCTGAATCGACACCTCCGCAGGAGACTCACACGGTCGAGTGGCCCGTCACACGATCGAGTGCGCCCGGCGTTATTAGTGAGGTATGCTAACCATCATCGAGTCAGCCCCGGTCGGACGTGTGCTGACCACCTGAATCATGCGCGCGCGGCCGGGATCATCTACGGGATGGCGGTAACGCGAACCAGTGCAGACACACGCGGGTGACACCCGAGAGCAGCAGTCCGAACGCACCTCACAACTCCCCGCGCCACGGCTGCGCCCTGATCCCGCGCCCCCGGCTCTGTCTGGAACGTTCTCCTCCCTGCGGATTCGCAACTACCGGCTCTTCGCCGCCGGAAACCTCGCCTCGAACCTCGGCACCTGGATGCAGCGCATCGCCCAGGACTGGCTGGTGCTGGTGCTCAGCGGGCACAACCCGGTCGCGCTCGGGATCGCCGCCGCGCTGCAGTTCGCGCCGACGATCCTGCTCTCGCTGTGGGCGGGCGTGCTGGCCGACCGGCTGGACAAGCGCAAGCTGCTGATCGGCGTGCAGATCGGCGTCGCGGCGTGCGCGCTGGTGCTCGGCGTTCTCGACGTCACCGGCCTGGTCGAGGTCTGGCACGTCTACATCCTGTGCTTCGTCGTGGGGGTGTTCTTCGCGATCGAGGTGCCGGTCCGGCAGTCGTTCGTCGCCGAGATCGTCGGCCGGTCGCAGGTCACCAACGCCATCGCGCTCAACTCGACCGGGTTCAACCTCGCCCGGGTGGTCGGTCCGGCGATCGCCGGCTTGATGATCGTGCTGATCGGCACCGGCTGGCTGTTCCTCGCGAACGCCGTGCTGACGCTGGCCGTCGTCGGCAGCCTGTTCCGCATGCGGACCGCCGAGCTGCACCGCACGCCGAAGATCCCGCGTCAGCCGGGGCAGCTCATGGCAGGCCTGCGCTACGTGCGCAAACGCCCCGACATCATGACCGTGATGGTGCTCGTCTTCTTCGTGAGCACCTTCGGGATGACCTTCTTCGTGACTCTCGCGGTGGTCGCCGCAAACGTTTTCGGCAAGGACGCGGCCGGGTATGGCGTGCTGTCGACCGCCTTGGCTGTCGGCACCCTGGCGGGCGCGCTCCTCGCGGCCCGGCGCAGCTCGAACGGCCGCCCGCGGACCCGGCTGCTGCTCGGCGCGGCGTTCGCGTTCGGGGTGCTGGAGGTGGTGGTCGGCCTGATGCCGACGTACACGGCCTTCGCGATCGCCCTGTTCCCCGTCGGTTTGGCGCTGATGACCTTCATGACCACGGCGAACGCCACCGTGCAACTCGCCGTCGCGCCGGAGATGCGTGGCCGGGTGATGGGCCTCTACATGCTGGTCTTCCTGGGCGGCAATCCCGTGGGGGCGCCGATGGTGGGCTGGATGGCCCACCAGTGGGGCGCGCGGTCGCCGCTCTACATCGGCGGCTCGATCGCGGCACTGACCGCGGTGGCGTGCGGGGTGTTCCTCGTCCGCCGCGGCGGGGTCAAGCTGCCCGCGCCGAGATGGCGTCGACAACGGGTGTTGCGGAGGAAGTGAAGTTAGGCTAACCTAAGTCTCGTCGCCTCGTGGTGGGGGTGGCAGTCAGTTCGGGAACAGTGAGACCCCGCTCCGTGCGTCCGGAGCGGGGTCTCGCCGTTTCGGCGGGCGGCTTGTCGGAGCGGGCCCGCCTGGTCTGGTTACGCCGCCGGGACGGGCGGACGCAGGCCGTTGACGCCCGCGCGGGCCGCGTCGAACCGGGCGGCCACGTCGGCCCAGTTCACGATGTCCCACAGGCGATCGAGGTAGTCGACCTTCAGGTTCCTGTACTGCAGGTAGTACGCGTGCTCCCACGCGTCGAAGACCAGCAGCGGGGTGGTGGCGATCGACAGGTTCGAGTGGTGGTCCTTGAGCTGCTGGGTGATCAGCCGCTCGCCGACCGGGTCCCATGCGAGCACGCCCCATCCGGAGCCCTGGATGGTCGCGGACACCGCGCTGAGCTGGGCGCGCAGCCCGTCGAACGAGCCGAAGTGCTCGTCGGCGGCCGCGGCCAGCTCGCCGGTCGGCTTGTCGCCGCCGTCCGGGCTCAGGTTCTTCCACCACTGGTTGTGCAGCGTGTGGCCCGCCAGGTTGAAGGCCAGCGCGGCCTCCAGCCCGGCAATGGAGCCGAAGTCGCCCTGGTCGCGCGCCTCGGCGATCTTGTCCAGCGTGTCGTTCGCACCCTTCACGTAGGCGGCGTGGTGCTTGCCGTGGTGCAGTTCGTTGATCTCGGCGGTGATCACCGGTTCGAGCTGGTCGTAGTCGTAGTCCAGGTCGGGCAGGACGTAGGGAGCCACAACTCTCCTCGGGTGTTGTTGCCAGTCAGTTCTAACTGCAACTTACTGGCAACTAGCCGTTCGGTGTGGCCCGGGGTTGATCAGTCCTCCGGCCAGGTGTGGACCGGCTCGCCCTCGGCGCTGAGTTCGATGTAGCGGCGCAGCATCCCGGTGAGGGCGGCGTCGCGGTCCAGTCCGCGGGCTTCGAGGCGGGCGACCGCGGCGCGCTGCCAGGTCGACCCGGTGCGTCTGGACAGGCAGCGCTGCTCGATCACGCCGAGGTACCGCTCGCGCCAGAAGTCCGGCACGCCGCAGTCGATCAGCCCGTCGTGTGCCAGCGGCAGCAGCTTGCGCAGCACCAGCTCGTCCGGCGGGATCCAGCCCATGCCCGGCCAGTAGAGCTGGGCGTCGAAGGCATGCCGGGCACCGGAGTAGAGGTTCTCCTCGGCCGCCTGGAACGACATCTGTGTCCACACAGGACGCTCTTCGTTCGTCAGCGCGCGCTGGGCGCCGTAGAAGAAGGCGGCGTTGGCCATCAGGTCGATGACCGTGGGACCGGACGGCAGCACCCGGTTCTCCACGCGCAGGTGGGGGACGCCGTCCATGACGTCGTACACCGGGCGGTTCCAGCGCCAGATGGTGCCGTTGTGCAGGCGCAGCTCGGCGAGCCTGGGCGCCCGCCCGGAATCCAGCGCCTCGAACGGGTCCTCGTCGTCGACTTCCGGGAGCAGGCCGGGGAAGTAGCGCACGTTCTCCTCGAACAGGTCGAAGATCGACGTGATCCACCGCTCGCCGAACCACACCCGCGGCCGCACACCCTGGTTCTTGAGTTCCTGCGGCCGGGTGTCGGTGGCCTGCTGGAACAGC is drawn from Actinokineospora alba and contains these coding sequences:
- a CDS encoding DUF3027 domain-containing protein; this encodes MPAQEAVTDPALLAAVDFARAAAQEQAGAEVGIHVAAEPEDSNAVTHLFEADKPGYRGWRWAVTVSSAGPDTKVTVSEVVLLPGPDALTAPPWVPWQERVQAGDLGVGDLLPTAPDDPRLAPSYLGSDDPYVEETALEIGLGRPRVMSRLGRIEAAERWQASDFGPEADMARSAPAHCGTCAFYLQITGALGAAFGVCGNEIAPADGRVVHAEYGCGAHSEAEVEQISPVLVADLIYDDATLDYEPAERATKPAAEITPADAAEGDESEPTAASTTGSDQQFRNTDDQEFAAAEPVVAEAADDAEDLPESGLTPAGDGSGADEADTDSMGGPPESVTAVPVDDDLAADVAAADQSDSVSEETVVGDVVEPVTGEDDDEPVTGMAVDEPVVEEPTSEAQAPAELAEIVVPDVDEPAADELLNAEQAAVDEPAAAEPAGDAPAEAVVPDVDGSGDESDPVG
- a CDS encoding DUF2530 domain-containing protein; protein product: MAEEHTQTLRPPPPLPGRLLALGPIVYVGTGLWFLAAVALLIADTVPRVWLWTAVSGTALGIVGALIMFWQRRASLRGSKGAQKVD
- a CDS encoding NCS2 family permease — protein: MAEREQHREAPEQEQSSKSALDRFFKISERGSTPAREVRGGLVTFVTMAYIIVLNPLIIGSFAADDAAAHRDLFGAILPVNQVAAATALVAGVLTILFGLVANYPFALATGLGINTLVAVTIAPQMTWPEAMGLVVINGLVVLLLVVTGVRTVVFNAVPPSLKSAIAVGIGLFIALIGLVDAGFVRRLPDSANTPVPVGLGINGSIASWPTLVFVVGLIVMGILVARRVKGAILLGVLAGTVLSIAIEAIVKAGPSMGTNPKGWNLGYPALPDTVVGLPDLSLLGDISFGAWWRVPAITAALLVFTLVLTDFFDTIGTMTGLAKEAGLIKKDGELPDVSKALFVDGLGAVAGGAASTSSNTVYIESAAGIAEGARTGLANVVTGLLFLLAMFFTPLYQVVPIEAAAPALVVVGAMMMGQIREIDFSDFSIALPAFLTIVVMPFTYSIANGIGAGFVSYVLLRLVTGRARGVHPLLWVVAAAFIVYFAIGPIQAALA
- a CDS encoding glutaminyl-peptide cyclotransferase produces the protein MIARRLAASLALACLAAGCSAPTEPAPAPAASAVKLTPKVLEDRPHDAAAFTQGLELVDGVLYEGTGLVGQSEIRATDPTTGAVKQRSALPAEFFGEGITVVGDRIWQITWQDGVAIERDRGNFAERRRVEYQGEGWGLCFDDGGRRLVMSDGTDKLTFRDPDTFEPRGEVRVAGEDGPVTRLNELECVDGAVYANVWQTDQIVRIDPASGRLTGVADLSALFPREQRAGADVLNGIANVPGTDEFLVTGKLWPKMFRIRFDG
- a CDS encoding DUF6069 family protein is translated as MSITTTAPVTTITTAPAKPLVISGLTATAVAAVATTALAAAGEGAGISLSVGGAPIPVTGFGVLTAIFSAMGVVLALVLARKAHRPRTAFVRTTIALTALSLVPDVLADAATDTTLLMMSTHLVAAAIVIPAIARRLR
- a CDS encoding MFS transporter — encoded protein: MRSGSADHPPPGRGRPGDARDAARKGHKRWGYDPHGTPPPVPPWRREEPPTDAIPARRPPTRRFEHPEYETYGDVGGYPPPRDTPPPDDRPPPPQYPKKLTVTRVAALRSKQLTGQAIAAFKRAAHADGADKSGLSALTYATMFNYAGDAALAVALANTLFFSAASGESKGKVALYLLITVAPFALLAPVIGPMLDRLQRGRRLAMCAAAAGQALMCVIMAFNFDSWLLYPAALGKMVLSKSFTVLKAAVTPRVLPPEITLAKTNARLTVFGLAAGAVFGGIAALFANIFGSPGALWFATAICLAGAFQALRIPAWVEVTEGEVPASISAHPDKPKRQPMGRHVVVSLWGNGTIRVLTGFLMMFAAFAVRAENETDAVQQLFLLGIIAGAAGLGSFAGNAIGARIHVGRPEQVVLGCVAGALASTIIAAFTAGIAAAAIVGLVGAVASALAKNSLDAVIQDDLPEESRASAFGRSETVLQLGWVFGGAVGVLLPPIWWVGFLVVSVMLAIGLTQTLLSRRGQTLIPGLGGDRPVRPGRARMPGLRPATLHEGPPPPPRRAGP
- a CDS encoding sacsin N-terminal ATP-binding-like domain-containing protein, which translates into the protein MSGLDPFDTAALRAAVLSAWTASPTRFREDANAEEDLYLGGYRDRLLVELAQNAADAAEGSGVLRVSLVDNELRAANTGRPLDAAGVAALASLRASAKAGGVGQFGVGFAAVLAVTDAPRVVSVGGGVAFSADDTRGAVAEIPALAARVAERAGRVPVLRLVWAVDETPPSGFATEVRLPLRADVDGAALLAGFAEQAVDLLLALPGLHRIEIDDAVWERAEEPIQPAATAEQSTPAPALDEFGSAAQRLPAPTTDGIRQPGEGARVEIRGPEGVSAWLVYRVEGTLGQDIADTLGVEARPHWTACWAVPVDSDGIPRPQAADVLHAPTPTDDRLSLPARLVATLPIEPTRRRVRPGPAADAVLAEAAKAYPDLVRLVDDEWRTTLVPQAGFPLSEVDDRLRELLLAELRQAEWLPAKGKYRAPARSNVLDVEAEGLAELLSDVLPDLLDGALSAQKHAASLAALDVPRIRLAELVELITGITRPPTWWRDLYTALAPIVDTDPGARAELGGLPVPLADGRTLPGPRGTVLLDGAADLLDLLAHTEVGALRVVHADAAHPVLEKLGAHVGVPIDVLDGLQETVESSLDDAESGVDTSGLVSVVLRLVRDSGVRAGDKPWLGALALPDSVGDWRRADELALPGSPLLDVLDEDSPVGVLSADLAAQWPESVLIALGVLDAFALVVDENPTGPDHDLADEADWWDASPDPPSRVIAVRDLDLVTEDAWPRALALLASEPDTWRALHEAGGYTGWWISRHAVIGGASPGEWRMPEARELAGLYDEVPDIGVDPRVLAAIGVRTELTIDSPEDAEELLGRLGDLDRAVNPGTVLRAHAALAEAVVDEVLEPADVRPPAGVRTLAGTVKDECSVLDAPWLLAVVGEDSVISAGPDFALAEALADLLDLPLASEEVGGEPAPAGEFVPWADLGAVAAACDLLGVDVPEGGAMVHDKLVIQCADGDHPAPWWVHDGIAHCEDTPQALARALAWTTDRWLDRHTLAELIEDPANHLI